Part of the Listeria innocua genome is shown below.
CTTTTCGTCATAATATAAAGATAACGCATGACGAAAGGAGAAACAAAATGATTTTCAAAAAAACATTAATTGTAGGATTAATTGGCATAACTTCAGTCACACTTTTTGCACCGTCTGCTTTTGCAGTATCTTCAGAAGGGGATTCAAAAGCATCAATTAAATTTAAAGCAGGAACTGGGGTAGTTAATCCGGTTGACCCAGAAGATCCAACGAAACCGATAGATCCATTAGACCCAAGTAATCCGACTGATCCGGGAACTGGAAATACTGGTTCGCTAACAATGGATTATGTATCTTCTGTGAATTTCGGGGAACATGAAGTATCCACTACGGAACAAAGCTATTCTTCCACTTCAAGAAAACCGTTTATTCAAGTATCTGACCGCCGCGGAACAGGTGCTGGTTGGAAGGTTACTGCAACAGCAACTGCCTTTAAAGACGAGGATGGAGCAGCTTCACTATCAGGAGCTAAACTATCATTTAAAAACGGAGAAA
Proteins encoded:
- a CDS encoding WxL domain-containing protein produces the protein MIFKKTLIVGLIGITSVTLFAPSAFAVSSEGDSKASIKFKAGTGVVNPVDPEDPTKPIDPLDPSNPTDPGTGNTGSLTMDYVSSVNFGEHEVSTTEQSYSSTSRKPFIQVSDRRGTGAGWKVTATATAFKDEDGAASLSGAKLSFKNGETVSSSTTATTPTAVQTVELPTDGTSIVNVVSAKESEGMGTWVNRWFGATPNDAASLNDNVKLMIPAGSATLGDHEATITWTLSDAPGV